A window of candidate division TA06 bacterium genomic DNA:
AGGGCTGGCCAAAAGCCAGCTGGTAAAGGAGATCGACGCCCTGGGCGGCGAGATGGGGCTTTTGGCCGATGCCGCTGGCATCCAGTTCCGGATGCTCAACTTGAGCAAGGGTCCGGCGGTTTGGTCATTAAGGGCTCAGTGCGACCGGCAGCTTTATGCCGCCGCCGCCAAAATGGCACTGGAGCGCCAGGAAAATCTCGACATAAGGCAGGGCACAGCTGTCAGACTGCTGGTGGAAGACTCCGGTTCTGCTAAAACAGTCCGGGGAATAGTGGCCGACGGGGCCCGGGAATTTTTAAGCCGGGCGGTGATAATTGCCACCGGTACCTTTTTGAATGGGTTGATCCATATCGGCCCTAAGACGTTCCCCGCCGGCAGAGCAGGGGAACCGGCAGCCACAGAACTCTCCAAGTCGCTGACAGGTAACGACTTAAGTCTTGGCAGGTTAAAAACAGGCACACCGGCCAGGGTCAATGCCCGTTCGGTTGATTTTTCCAAAATGATCTTGCAGCCGGGGGATGAAGACCCCCAGCGCTTTTCCAACCGGACGGAGATATATGAGATCATCAGTTCCCGCACTGGACAAAAACGTCGGATCTGGCCGAAGCTGAAGCAGGTGCCCTGTCATCTGACCTACACCAACGAATCCACTCATAAAATAATTTCCGAGAATATCGGAAGCTCGCCGCTTTACTCCGGAAAAATTAAAGGCATTGGCCCCCGTTACTGCCCCTCCATAGAGGACAAGGTGGTGCGGTTTGCCGGGCGGTGCCAGCACCAGGTGTTCATCGAGCCGGAGGGTCTGAATACCGAAGAGTTGTATTTGAACGGAGTTTCCTCCTCGCTGCCCGAGGAGGTGCAGGAAAAATTCATCCACAGCATCGCCGGACTGGAGCCGGCCCAGATCATGCGTCCGGGTTATGCCATAGAATACGACTACGTTTTTCCCACCCAGCTTTTCCCCACCATGGAGGTCAAGCAGATAAGCGGGCTTTACCTGGCCGGGCAGATCAACGGGACCTCGGGCTACGAAGAGGCCGCGGCCCAGGGCCTTTTGGCCGGGGTCAACGCGGCCTTGAAAATCAAAAAACTTGAACCGCTGATCCTGCGCCGGGACCAGGCCTATATCGGCGTGCTGATCGACGACCTGGTGACCAAGGGCACGGAAGAGCCTTACCGGATGTTCACTTCGCGAGCCGAGCACCGCTTGCTGCTGCGCCAGGACAATGCTCCGGAAAGGCTGTTGCCGCTGGGGCGTCAGTTGGGGCTGGTGGACGATGATGTCTGGGGCCGTTTCCAAAGCCGGCAGGAAAAGATAAACAAGGAGCTGAACCGCCTGAGCCGGGAGACCGTTTTTCCGGAACAAGCCAATGATATTTTATTCTCCCTGAATACTGCGCCCCTGCCCGAAGCGTCCCGGCTGGCAGATCTATTGAAGCGCCCGGAGATAACCTACCGGTCGCTTTTACCGCTGGACCAGCACCGCCCCGACTATGACCGGGAAATTTGGGAAAGGGTGGAGATTGAAATCAAGTATTCCGGCTATATCAAAAGGCAGAGGGAAGAAGCAGAGAAGGTGCTGGACATGGAACAGAAGGCGGTGCCAGCCGATCAGAACTATTCCGCAGTTTACGGGCTTTCGGGCGAGGCCCGGCAAAAACTGGCGGCCATCCGGCCGCTGTCCATCGGCCAGGCCACCCGCATCTCGGGAATTACGCCCTCGGATATCGGCGTGCTGCTGGTGCACCTGAAAAAAACCGGACCGCAATAATTTTCTTAAAAAACCGGTTGACTTTTAATACCGGACATTGTAAAATGTTTGGGTAAACAGCATCCATTGGAAAGCCCAATTAACAGAAAACCCATACACCGAAAGGCTTCAACCTAATGAGAAAAATCACACTGCTCTCCATTCTGGCCCTGCTGCCATCGCTGCTCTTTGCCCAGGCCATCAAGTTTGAGTTCTCCAATATCCGGTTTAAAACCGGCTCGGCGGTGATAGAAACCGCCACCCTGCCGGCCTTGGATACCCTGGGCCAGTTTCTGATGCGCTCCGGCGCCAAGGTGGAAGTGGCCGGCCACACCGACAACGTGGGCGATAAAAGAAAAAACCGGAAACTATCCCAGCAGCGGGCCCAGTCGGTCTGTAATTATCTTACCACCAAGCACCGAATAGCGCCGTCCCAATTGACCGCCAAGGGCTACGGCGACTTGATTCCGTTGATGCCGAACCTGACCGATGAATACCGGGCCAAGAACCGCCGGGTGGAAATAACGGTGCTTTCCAAGATCCGCACCGCCAGGCTATCGTATCTTCAGGGTAATATTTTTGCCCGCAAGCAGGGCATCAGCAAATTCCAGCCGGCCAGCCTGGGCCAGGTGCTGACCATATTGGACGAAGTGGTTACCGATTCCACCGGCCGGGCCGAGATAACATTTGACAATGGATCCAGAGTAAAGGTAAATCCCAGCTCGGACCTGGTGATCGAAGAACAGTCCTGGGAGACGGGAAATAAAAAAGCCCAGGTTGGTCTGAACCTGATCGCCGGAAAAGCCTATGCCAAGATCAGCAAACTGGGGGATAAAAAGGAAAGCTTTTCGCTGGGAACGCCCACCGCGGTAGCCGGCATCCGGGGCACCGAATTTGTGGTGGAATCAAAACCCGACCGGACCGCCTTGCTTTCGGTGTGGGAGGACGATATGATGTGGCGGGGCCAGATCGCCAACTCCAGAGACAGGGCCGTCGCAGCCGGCCAGGGAAGCCGTTGCCTTCCCGGTCAACAGCCGGAACCGCCGTTGGACCTGCCCAAGCCGCCCAGGCCCATAACTCCGGCGGCCAACGATACCTTTTTCTACAATCCCGATAAACCGAAAAGCATTAATTTTACCTGGACCAGGCAAGGCGGGATAAAGACTCATCTGATAGTTGCCAAGGATTACGAATTGAAGGAAGTGGTGGCGGATGTCGTCACAGAAAAAGAATCCTTCAGCCTTAAGCCGGGAAAGACCGAAGATGTATTTTACTGGATGCTGACGGCGATAGATGACATCGGGCTGGAAGGCCAGCCTTGGCCCACCCGCACCCTAAGGCTGGTTCGCAAGATAGAAGGCCCCAGGCTGCGGATAGGGCGCCCTAAAATGGGAGAGAAGGTAAACCAGCTGAAAATGCTGGTGGACGGATCCACCGATCTTAAAACCGAA
This region includes:
- a CDS encoding OmpA family protein, with protein sequence MRKITLLSILALLPSLLFAQAIKFEFSNIRFKTGSAVIETATLPALDTLGQFLMRSGAKVEVAGHTDNVGDKRKNRKLSQQRAQSVCNYLTTKHRIAPSQLTAKGYGDLIPLMPNLTDEYRAKNRRVEITVLSKIRTARLSYLQGNIFARKQGISKFQPASLGQVLTILDEVVTDSTGRAEITFDNGSRVKVNPSSDLVIEEQSWETGNKKAQVGLNLIAGKAYAKISKLGDKKESFSLGTPTAVAGIRGTEFVVESKPDRTALLSVWEDDMMWRGQIANSRDRAVAAGQGSRCLPGQQPEPPLDLPKPPRPITPAANDTFFYNPDKPKSINFTWTRQGGIKTHLIVAKDYELKEVVADVVTEKESFSLKPGKTEDVFYWMLTAIDDIGLEGQPWPTRTLRLVRKIEGPRLRIGRPKMGEKVNQLKMLVDGSTDLKTELAINGKAALISAAGDFSEPILLKAGENIVTVTAVDRAGNESAASLQIFCAPTPALDATLNVGTIKLMGGELDAAAPGLLGAVRLVYNLNQYWGLGVAVGYGQSGVEAGVWEPRAADYFTTVVPAAALGRFLILPESKISLYVTMEAGAVSWQNKLSGVSQTSGTALFGALGTGVKFAVSERVSILAEASAGYMIADAVNAGTHDKNNLIVRGGVGVMFGF
- the mnmG gene encoding tRNA uridine-5-carboxymethylaminomethyl(34) synthesis enzyme MnmG, with translation MSNKYDVIVIGGGHAGIEAALACAKMGLSTALFTMSLDRIGWMSCNPSIGGLAKSQLVKEIDALGGEMGLLADAAGIQFRMLNLSKGPAVWSLRAQCDRQLYAAAAKMALERQENLDIRQGTAVRLLVEDSGSAKTVRGIVADGAREFLSRAVIIATGTFLNGLIHIGPKTFPAGRAGEPAATELSKSLTGNDLSLGRLKTGTPARVNARSVDFSKMILQPGDEDPQRFSNRTEIYEIISSRTGQKRRIWPKLKQVPCHLTYTNESTHKIISENIGSSPLYSGKIKGIGPRYCPSIEDKVVRFAGRCQHQVFIEPEGLNTEELYLNGVSSSLPEEVQEKFIHSIAGLEPAQIMRPGYAIEYDYVFPTQLFPTMEVKQISGLYLAGQINGTSGYEEAAAQGLLAGVNAALKIKKLEPLILRRDQAYIGVLIDDLVTKGTEEPYRMFTSRAEHRLLLRQDNAPERLLPLGRQLGLVDDDVWGRFQSRQEKINKELNRLSRETVFPEQANDILFSLNTAPLPEASRLADLLKRPEITYRSLLPLDQHRPDYDREIWERVEIEIKYSGYIKRQREEAEKVLDMEQKAVPADQNYSAVYGLSGEARQKLAAIRPLSIGQATRISGITPSDIGVLLVHLKKTGPQ